The Caenorhabditis elegans chromosome II genome has a segment encoding these proteins:
- the ctg-2 gene encoding CRAL-TRIO domain-containing protein (Confirmed by transcript evidence), with protein MSTSTGEITESDRKLLDELRKRIHKELELVKEYDDDFSLMRWLIGWDRKIDVVVPKIKFSLRAIHALGLDQEDLSTLEKVAQKCDDCSVPLRYLPGSLIGLDHENNVVSLQMIGHLDAAGLMPATRNSDLYRMRIAESEGVMQIIRKMEKEQGKPLGTSVIFDLDGLSMVQIDLAALKVVTTMLSQLQEMFPDVIRKIFIVNTPTFIQVLWSMISPCLAKQTQQKVKILGNDWKQHLKENIGEEVLFERWGGTRKAETEYGNVRMGGKIPAELKYDPANDLPAEKLTKLNVSARSTTFVPITLEGNVPGRKLYWWWRLENNDINFSILRAAEGEEKVAEHDDDYMVHPKFKLQTDFVPEDGEVCAAEPGVYKFVFDNTHSKLRSKTVKYFIEVRNP; from the exons ATGTCTACAAGTACTGGAGAAATTACTGAAAGTGATCGTAAGCTTCTCGATGAACTCAGAAAAAGGATTCATAAAGAATTAGAATTAGTGAAAGAATATGATGATGATTTTTCACTTATGAGATGGTTAATCGGATGGGATCGAAAAATTG atgttgtGGTTCCAAAAATCAAGTTCTCACTTCGTGCCATTCATGCACTTGGACTTGACCAAGAAGATCTCTCAACACTGGAAAAAGTGGCACAAAAATGTGATGATTGTAGTGTTCCACTTCGATACCTTCCTGGATCTTTAATCGGATTGGATCATGAGAATAATGTGGTCTCTCTTCAAATGATTGGACATCTTGACGCAGCCGGTCTCATGCCAGCCACAAGAAATTCGGATTTATACAGAATGAGAATTGCTGAAAGTGAAGGAGTCATGCAAATTATCAG aaaaatggaaaaagagcAAGGAAAACCATTGGGAACATCTGTCATTTTCGATCTTGACGGACTTTCAATGGTTCAAATTGATTTGGCTGCTTTGAAGGTTGTGACTACCATGCTCTCGCAGCTTCAG GAGATGTTTCCTGATGTAATTCGTAAGATATTTATTGTTAATACACCAACATTTATTCAAGTACTCTGGAGTATGATCTCGCCATGTCTTGCCAAGCAAACTCAACAGAAAGTCAAGATTTTGGGAAACGATTGGAAACAACATTTGAAGGAGAATATTGGAGAAGAAGTGCTATTTGAAAGATGGGGTGGAACTAGAAAGGCTGAAACTGAATATGGAAATGTTCGAATGGGTGGCAAGATTCCTGCTGAATTGAA GTATGACCCGGCCAACGATCTTCCAGCTGAGAAGCTTACCAAACTCAACGTTTCTGCTCGTTCGACAACATTTGTTCCCATTACTCTCGAAGGAAATGTACCAGGAAGAAAACTTTATTGGTGGTGGAGGCTGGAGAATAACGATATCAATTTCTCGATTCTTCGAGCAGCAGAAGGTGAAGAGAAAGTTGCAGAGCATGACGATGACTACATGGTGCatccaaaattcaaacttcaaacAGACTTCGTTCCGGAAGATGGAGAAGTGTGTGCTGCGGAGCCTGGAGTATATAAATTCGTATTTGATAATACTCATAGCAAATTAAGATCTAAAActgtcaaatattttattgaggTGCGGAATCCTTGA
- the T13H5.8 gene encoding Lipid scramblase CLPTM1L (Confirmed by transcript evidence), which yields MEINLTKIVSTLFLSFMFYNFFQLYKLFTPELCTDQDSDELCYSPIVQPNHEGLYDLLQLRVYFSTKRDALETLITTVENLQVADAFQKDLQVKIPSSVAKDGYLYAHTILLPHKFDGRNPMQASWKVHVAAPMVVFQEPVAKTFQLLGDEEVKEKVDEKPKKSKSKVVELAAHFRTILPVRIVSEPNRYVKTKVSGELADFLTIQRQDKKEGYLPIMFVDEMSMRSKHLYELADFQKSVNLTINYEPTSVAKLLLLTSTARSTHQLMKHGFKDKDVDELRGLFTETSIVLLMVTFFVSTLHLLFDALAFKNDISFWKGRKSMVGLSTKTLLWRCFSQTIIFFYLFDQQTSLLVLIPAGIATVIEYWKVTIAYKVTITWKGIKFGKHSTEEDETDSIDSQAMKYLSILLVPLVIGGAIYSLLYVPHKSWRSWILETSANGVYAFGFLFMLPQLFVNYKLKSVAHLPWRAFMYKAFNTFIDDLFAFVITMPTAHRMACFRDDIVFLVYLYQRWLYPVDYTRINEFGEGGDEKEKKNKEKLEPEVEEKSNTTEQDESGTIKRRTARKT from the exons ATGGAGATAAACCTGACAAAAATTGTGAGCACACTGTTCCTCAGTTTCATGttctacaacttttttcaactttataaGCTTTTCACTCCGGAGTTATGTACAGATCAGGATTCTGACGAATTGTGCTATTCG CCAATTGTTCAACCCAACCACGAAGGATTGTACGATTTACTACAGCTTCGAGtctatttttcaacgaaaagaGATGCATTGGAGACACTTATCACGACTGTTGAAAACTTGCAAGTTGCCGATGCCTTCCAGAAAGat cttcaagtGAAGATTCCGTCTTCGGTTGCTAAAGATGGCTACCTATATGCACATACAATTTTACTTCCACATAAATTTGATGGTCGTAATCCGATGCAAGCTTCATGGAAAGTGCACGTAGCGGCTCCTATGGTAGTTTTTCAAGAGCCAGTGGCCAAGACTTTCCAACTCTTAGGAGATGAAGAAGTCAAAGAAAAAGTCgatgaaaaaccgaaaaagtcCAAGTCAAAAGTTGTTGAACTGGCCGCACATTTCCGAACAATTCTGCCGGTACGAATTGTATCTGAACCGAACCGATACGTAAAGACCAAAGTCAGTGGAGAATTGGC TGACTTTCTGACGATTCAACGGCAGGATAAAAAAGAAGGATACCTTCCAATCATGTTTGTGGATGAAATGAGTATGAGAAGCAAGCATCTCTATGAACTCGCCGACTTCCAAAAGTCTGTAAACTTGACCATTAACTACGAACCAACAAGCGTTGCCAAGCTGCTTCTGCTCACCTCAACAGCTCGTTCGACCCACCAGCTCATGAAACATGGATTTAAAGATAAGGATGTTGATGAGCTTCGTGGACTTTTCACTGAAACCTCAATTGTTCTTTTGATGGTTACTTTCTTCGTATCTACATTACATTTGCTATTTGATGCATTagctttcaaaaatgatatttcaTTTTGGAAGGGAAGAAAATCAATGGTCGGACTATCTACAAA aactctcCTATGGCGATGCTTCTCTcaaacaataattttcttcTATCTTTTCGATCAACAAACATCATTACTTGTTCTGATTCCTGCTGGAATTGCTACAGTAATCGAATACTGGAAAGTCACCATAGCCTACAAAGTTACAATAACTTGGAAAGGaatcaaattcggaaaacACTCAACAGAAGAAGACGAAACTGATTCCATCGACTCGCAAGCCATGAAGTACCTGTCGATTCTTTTAGTTCCACTTGTTATTGGTGGAGCTATCTATAGCTTACTTTACGTTCCTCATAAATCATGGCGATCATGGATTCTGGAAACATCTGCTAATGGAGTTTATGCTTTTGGCTTCTTGTTTATGTTACCACAATTGTTTGTCAATTACAAGTTAAAGAGTGTGGCACATCTTCCATGGAGAGCTTTCATGTACAAG GCATTCAATACGTTTATTGATGACTTGTTTGCATTTGTCATAACCATGCCAACTGCTCATCGTATGGCCTGCTTCAG AGACGATATTGTGTTCCTTGTATATCTCTACCAAAGATGGCTGTATCCAGTTGATTACACCAGAATCAACGAATTCGGAGAAGGTGGTGatgagaaagaaaagaaaaacaaagagAAGCTGGAGCCTGAAGTTGAAGAGAAGAGCAATACCACAGAACAAGATGAATCGGGAACCATCAAGCGGAGAACTGCtagaaaaacctaa
- the rnh-2 gene encoding Ribonuclease H2 subunit A (Confirmed by transcript evidence) produces the protein MSLKCETERSKTWNNFGNGIPCVLGIDEAGRGPVLGPMVYAAAISPLDQNVELKNLGVDDSKALNEAKREEIFNKMNEDEDIQQIIAYALRCLSPELISCSMLKRQKYSLNEVSHEAAITLIRDALACNVNVVEIKVDTVGPKATYQAKLEKLFPGISICVTEKADSLFPIVSAASIAAKVTRDSRLRNWQFREKNIKVPDAGYGSGYPGDPNTKKFLQLSVEPVFGFCSLVRSSWKTASTIVEKRCVPGSWEDDEEEGKSQSKRMTSWMVPKNETEVVPKRNVYFKERHMSNILTF, from the exons ATGTCACTGAAGTGTGAAACTGAACGAAGCAAAACGTGGAACAATTTCGGGAATGGTATTCCGTGCGTTTTGGGCATTGATGAAGCTGGAAGAG GTCCAGTGCTCGGTCCTATGGTCTACGCAGCAGCGATTTCCCCACTTGATCAAAATGTAGAGTTGAAAAATCTTGGTGTCGACGATTCAAAAGCGTTGAACGAGGCGAAACGTGAAGAAATCTTCAACAAGATGAATGAAGACGAAGACATCCAACAGATCATAGCATATGCTCTCAGATGTCTTTCCCCTGAATTGATCAGTTGCTCAATGCTCAAAAGACAAAAGTATTCGTTGAATGAAGTATCCCATGAAGCTGCGATCACTTTGATTCGAGATGCGCTAGCTTGCAATGTGAATGTAGTGGag atcaaagtGGACACAGTTGGCCCGAAAGCAACTTATCAAGCCAAACTCGAGAAATTATTTCCCGGAATTTCAATTTGCGTGACTGAAAAAGCTGATTCACTTTTTCCTATCGTCAGTGCAGCTTCCATTGCCGCCAAAGTCACGAGAGACTCGCGTTTGAGAAATTGGCAATTTagagagaaaaatattaaagttccAGATGCTGGATATGGAAGTGGATATCCTGGAg atccAAACACAAAGAAGTTCCTTCAATTAAGTGTGGAACCAGTTTTCGGCTTCTGCTCACTCGTTCGATCATCCTGGAAAACAGCCAGTACTATCGTTGAGAAGAGATGTGTTCCAGGCAGTTGGGAAGATGACGAGGAAGAAGGGAAATCACAAAGcaaaagaatgacttcatgGATGgttccgaaaaatgaaacagaagTTGTACCAAAAAGAAATGTGTACTTCAAGGAAAGACATATGAGCAATAttctaactttttga
- the ctg-2 gene encoding CRAL-TRIO domain-containing protein (Partially confirmed by transcript evidence) produces MKLTKKRLSGERMSTSTGEITESDRKLLDELRKRIHKELELVKEYDDDFSLMRWLIGWDRKIDVVVPKIKFSLRAIHALGLDQEDLSTLEKVAQKCDDCSVPLRYLPGSLIGLDHENNVVSLQMIGHLDAAGLMPATRNSDLYRMRIAESEGVMQIIRKMEKEQGKPLGTSVIFDLDGLSMVQIDLAALKVVTTMLSQLQEMFPDVIRKIFIVNTPTFIQVLWSMISPCLAKQTQQKVKILGNDWKQHLKENIGEEVLFERWGGTRKAETEYGNVRMGGKIPAELKYDPANDLPAEKLTKLNVSARSTTFVPITLEGNVPGRKLYWWWRLENNDINFSILRAAEGEEKVAEHDDDYMVHPKFKLQTDFVPEDGEVCAAEPGVYKFVFDNTHSKLRSKTVKYFIEVRNP; encoded by the exons atgaaattgaccaaaaaacgATTGTCAGGTGAAAGGATGTCTACAAGTACTGGAGAAATTACTGAAAGTGATCGTAAGCTTCTCGATGAACTCAGAAAAAGGATTCATAAAGAATTAGAATTAGTGAAAGAATATGATGATGATTTTTCACTTATGAGATGGTTAATCGGATGGGATCGAAAAATTG atgttgtGGTTCCAAAAATCAAGTTCTCACTTCGTGCCATTCATGCACTTGGACTTGACCAAGAAGATCTCTCAACACTGGAAAAAGTGGCACAAAAATGTGATGATTGTAGTGTTCCACTTCGATACCTTCCTGGATCTTTAATCGGATTGGATCATGAGAATAATGTGGTCTCTCTTCAAATGATTGGACATCTTGACGCAGCCGGTCTCATGCCAGCCACAAGAAATTCGGATTTATACAGAATGAGAATTGCTGAAAGTGAAGGAGTCATGCAAATTATCAG aaaaatggaaaaagagcAAGGAAAACCATTGGGAACATCTGTCATTTTCGATCTTGACGGACTTTCAATGGTTCAAATTGATTTGGCTGCTTTGAAGGTTGTGACTACCATGCTCTCGCAGCTTCAG GAGATGTTTCCTGATGTAATTCGTAAGATATTTATTGTTAATACACCAACATTTATTCAAGTACTCTGGAGTATGATCTCGCCATGTCTTGCCAAGCAAACTCAACAGAAAGTCAAGATTTTGGGAAACGATTGGAAACAACATTTGAAGGAGAATATTGGAGAAGAAGTGCTATTTGAAAGATGGGGTGGAACTAGAAAGGCTGAAACTGAATATGGAAATGTTCGAATGGGTGGCAAGATTCCTGCTGAATTGAA GTATGACCCGGCCAACGATCTTCCAGCTGAGAAGCTTACCAAACTCAACGTTTCTGCTCGTTCGACAACATTTGTTCCCATTACTCTCGAAGGAAATGTACCAGGAAGAAAACTTTATTGGTGGTGGAGGCTGGAGAATAACGATATCAATTTCTCGATTCTTCGAGCAGCAGAAGGTGAAGAGAAAGTTGCAGAGCATGACGATGACTACATGGTGCatccaaaattcaaacttcaaacAGACTTCGTTCCGGAAGATGGAGAAGTGTGTGCTGCGGAGCCTGGAGTATATAAATTCGTATTTGATAATACTCATAGCAAATTAAGATCTAAAActgtcaaatattttattgaggTGCGGAATCCTTGA